The window GCCTTTGGTTCCAGCTAATGATCCAAACAACCCAAGATATATCACTGATATTGATACAGACTGGCAAAAAGAAGGTCTGAAAAATGGTTTTAGACAAAATCATAACTTGAATTTCTCTGGTGGAGGCGAATACACACAGTACAATGCTTCTGTAGATTATTTTGAAAATAGAGGGACATTAGTAGGAAATGGACCAAACTATGAAAGATATTCTATGAGAATGAATACGCTTTCAGAAAAAGGGAGGCTGAAAGTAGGGTCATCCTTATATTATACACACTCTTATGAAGATGCCTTGACTTTTAGACCAGACGTATTGGCTGGAAATAGACCTCCGTTAATTGCGGATTTGGTTCAGGGTGTCGCTCACAATGCAGTCTTTAGAGATGGTGATCAATTTTACATTGCACATCAGGGAAGGCCGACTGCTGATAGATTTTATATGATCAAGCATGTCAGAAAACTGTACTGGACAGAAGATGGTTGGCCAGTGGCTTCACCTCAGCGATATGCAAACTTACCAATGAAAGATATCCAAAGAGATGATTTGGTTGGGACTTGGGAACAGATTATTCTAGGCTATAGAGTTGTTCCTGGATATGCAGACGAGCAGTTTCTTCCAGACCTCCAAGAATCTGCTGACTTGACATTGAATGCAGATGGGAGTATTGGAAGTGATGCTGGAAATGTATGGACTTATCAAAAGCCATGGTTGACACTTAATTATGGAAATGGTGCTTTCATAGACAAAGTCTATGTGGACAACGAGTATGATTGGGAAAAAAGAAAAGAAACTATAATATATACTGGTTTAAATAATGAAGGAACGGCCATTTGGGCCAAAAAGAAATAAAATAAAATGCCCAGCCAGCTTAAACTTATTACTGTTGTTTTCATTCTAGCATTAGGCTCAGCTTCCTATGCACAATCCAACCGTGTTCAATATTTTAAATTGGATCAGGTAAGGTTGTTGGATAGTCCATTCAAAAATGCTCAGGAAGTTGATAAAAAATACATTCTTGAGATGGATGTTGACCGACTTTTGGCGCCATACATGAAAGATGCTGGGATAGAATGGATCGCTGAGAACTATGGAAATTGGGAAGATACAGGATTGGATGGCCATATAGGTGGCCATTATCTCTCTGCACTATCGATGATGTATGCATCTACCGGAGATATAGAAATCAAAAGCCGATTGGATTACATGATTGAGCAACTGAAGTTAGCTCAGGATAAAAATGCAAATGGCTACATCGGTGGTGTTCCTAACGGACAAAAAATCTGGGAAGAAATCAGAGTTGGAAATATCAAAGCAGGTAGCTTTTCACTCAATGACAGATGGGTACCGCTTTACAATATTCACAAAATCTACGCAGGGCTTAAAGATGCTTATTTGATTGCAGGAATAGCCGATGCAAAACCAATGTTGATCGCGCTTTCAGATTGGTTTTATGACTTGACAGAAGGATTTTCAGAAGCACAATTTCAAGAAATACTAATCAGCGAGCATGGAGGTTTGAATGAAGTTTTTGCTGATGTATCAGCTATGACGGGAAATCCAAAATATCTAGAGCTTGCAAAGAAAATGTCTCATAATTTGATTCTAGATCCACTGTCTAAACGTCAAGACAATCTAACAGGAATGCATGCCAACACCCAAATCCCTAAAGTGATTGGTTTTCAGCGTATCGCACAACTTTCGGATGAGGCAAAATGGAATAACTCCGCCACCTATTTTTGGGAAAATGTCACCAATCAAAGGTCAGTTTCTATAGGTGGAAATAGTGTAAGAGAGCACTTTCATCCAAAAGATGATTTTTCGCCAATGCTTTCTTCTGATCAAGGCCCAGAAACCTGCAACACTTACAATATGATGCGCTTATCTGAGAAGCTTTTTGAAAGTAGCCCTGACAGAAAATACATCGACTATTACGAAAGGGCACTTTACAATCATATCCTTTCATCTCAACATCCTACTAAAGGTGGATTTGTCTATTTCACGCCCATGCGTCCACAGCATTATCGTGTTTATTCCCAGCCACACGAGAATTTTTGGTGTTGTGTAGGATCGGGTTTGGAAAATCATGCCAAATATGGTCAGGTTATTTATGCTCACAAGGAAGATGAACTTTTTGTGAATCTCTTTATCGCTTCGGAATTGAGCTGGGAAGAAAAAGGCATAAAACTCACTCAGAAAACAGATTTCCCTTTTTCAGAAAGCACAACACTTCAATTTGACCATAAAGGAAAGAAAGAATTTAAGCTAAAAATTAGATATCCAGATTGGGTCAAAGGAGGAGCAATGGAGGTTAAGGTGAATGGGAAATCTTTTCCTATAAGCCTGTCGAAAGATGGCTATGTTGTGATCGATAGAAAATGGAAATCAAAAGACCAAGTTTCTGTCACTTTGCCGATGTCAACGAAGGTGGAATATTTGGCTGATGGTTCTCCATGGGCGTCGTTTGTTCATGGGCCGATTGTATTGGCGGCTGAGACGGGAAAGGAAGACCTCAAAGGTGTTTTTGCAGATGATAGTAGAATGGGCCATGTTGCTTCTGGAAAGATGATCCCGATTTTTCAAACTGCAATTCTCAAGCAAACAGAAGAAAAAATCTCACCCGCGAAAAGCAATGATAATTTCAATTTTTATTTAGCTGAAAATCAATTTCATAATCAAAACGAATCTGTAAGTCTCGTTCCATTTTTTAATATTCATGAAAGCCGATATCAGGTTTATTGGCCGGTTTTAAAGGCAGATGAAGTTGATGATTTTAGAAAAAAATTGAGCGGAAAGGATGAATTGATGCTGAAATTGGAGTCTATCACTGTAGATCAGGTCGCTGCAGGTGAGCAACAGCCTGAATCTGAGCATAATTTTAAAGCTGTCAGCAGTCAATCTGGACAAGAAAATGGGCTTTTCTGGAGAAACACTACAACTACTTTTCAGTACGATCTGAAAAACCCAGCTTTGGAAGCTAAGACCTTGAGGATTTCTTATTTGCCTACCAAAAATAGCAATCCTTTCAAAATTCTGATCAATGGTGAAGTTTTAGCCGAGGAACATTTTGATTCTGAAAAATCACAGAAAATATTGGACAGAGATTATGACATTTCACTATTTCAATCAGAAGAAATAGAAGTGAAATTCGTCAGCGTTAATGGACTAGAGACTGAAAGAATCCACTATGTGAGATTACTGAAAGCAGATCAATAAAAAATAAACCTATAAATATAAACTTATGAAAACAAAAAGCTTAAAAGGGATCATGCTACTAACAGCAATGTTGGTTTCTTTCTTTTCCCTAGCTCAAAACCGCCTGATCGTAAATGCTGATCAAGGACATATTAAGATCAACAAGCATATCTACGGTCATTTTGCAGAGCACCTAGGAAGAAGTATTTACGGAGGTATCTGGGTAGGTCCTGACTCTGATATTCCAAATGAAGATGGATACCGTAAAGATGTGATGCAAGCATTGATCAACTTGGAAATCCCAAATTTAAGATGGCCGGGAGGTTGTTTTGCTGATGAATATCACTGGACTGACGGGATTGGAGATCCTGCCGAAAGACCGAAAATGGTCAATACCCATTGGGGTGGCGTGACAGAGGATAATTCTTTTGGAACACATGAATTCATGAATTTCGCCAAAAAAATCGGTACAGAACCTTATATCACAGGGAATGTAGGGAGTGGTTCTGTAGAGGAAATGTCCAAGTGGATCGAGTACATCAATTTTGATGGGGTGAGTCCAATGGCTGATTTGAGAAAAAGAAATGGTCAAGACGAACCTTGGGGTATCAGATATTGGGGTGTTGGAAATGAAAGTTGGGGTTGTGGAGGAAATATGACTCCTGAGTACTATGCCAACGAGTATAGAAGATATGCAACCTACGCTAGAAATTATGGAGGGAATAAGCTCTATAAAATTGCTGGTGGTGCGAATAACTGGGATTATAACTGGACTGAAGTCTTGATGAAAAACATTCCTTTGTGGATGATGGATGGACTTTCTTTACATTATTATACCATTGCTGGATCCTGGGAAAACAAAAAATCAGCGACAGATTTTGACAAAGAAACTTACTTGGAGACGTTAAGAAAAGCTGCATTTATCGATGATTTGATCAAACGTCATGGAACGATTATGGACAAATATGATCCTGAGAAGAGAATCGGAATGATCATCGACGAATGGGGAACTTGGTTTGAAGTAGAGCCGGGAACAAATCCTGGGTTCCTTTACCAACAAAATACCATGCGCGATGCTCATGTGGCGGCGATTTCTTTGAATATTTTCAATAAAAACGCAGACCGTGTTCACATGGCTAATCTTGCGCAGACTGTCAATGTCTTACAAGCGGTGATTTTGACAAATGAAACGGACATGATTTTGACACCAACTTATCACGTTTTTGATCTTTATAAGCCTCACAAAGACGCGACTTTGATTTCTCATGATTTGAAGTCTGAAGAAGTGAGTTTCGGTAAGGAAAAAATGGAAGCATTAAATATCTCTACTTCTAAATCTGCTGACGGAACAGTGAATATTAGTATTGCTAATATCAATCCGGATAAGAAAATCGACTTAGATGTAGTGTTAAGAGGAATTGATGCAAAAACTGTGACTGCTGAATACATCACTGCTCCTGCGATCAATTCGCACAATACTTTTGAGAATAAGGAAGTAGTAAAAAAAGCTGCTTTCAAAGATTTCAAATTGAACAAAGAAAATCTCAAAATTTCTGTGCCAGCAAATGCAGTTTTGATGGTAAGAGTGAAATAAATAGGTGAAAATATGAATGATAAATATGTAATTGGTCTTGACTATGGTTCTGATTCCGTAAGAGCAGTTTTGGTAAATACGGAAGATGGAAACTGTCTAGCAAGCCATGTCTATTGGTATCCAAGATGGAAAGCAGGCAAGTATTGTGATCCTGTATCCAATAGATTCAGACAACACCCTTTAGATCATCTGGAAGGACTGGAAGAGACTATTAAGGTGGTTTTGTCCAAGTCTGGAGTATCAAAAGAACAAGTGAATGCAATTTGTGTAGATACAACTGGCTCTTCCCCGATGCCGGTAGATGAAAAAGGAGTTTCTTTGGCTCTGAAGCCCGAGTTTGCAGAAAATCCCAATGCCATGATGGTCATTTGGAAAGATCATACTGCTATCAAAGAAGCAGACGAAATCAATCATGTCGCCCGAACATGGGGAGGTGAAGATTTCACAAAATATGAAGGAGGGATTTATTCTTCCGAATGGTTTTGGGCCAAAATTCTCCATGTTGTAAGAGAAGATGAAGCAGTAAAAAATGTAGCGTTTTCTTGGATGGAGCATTGTGATTTTATCACTGCCCATTTGATTGGAAATGAAGATCCCTTGAATTTCAAGAGAAGTCGATGCGCGGCTGGTCACAAAGCGCTATGGCATGAGTCCTGGGGCGGATTGCCACCAAAAGAATTTCTTGGCAAGTTTGATCCTTATTTGGCCGATTTAAAAGACAGGCTTTACACTGAAACTTACACTTCAGATGAAGTTGCTGGTAATTTAAGTAAAGAGTGGGCTGAGAAGCTTGGACTTTCTGAAGAAACAGTAATTTCTGTAGGGACATTTGATGCACATGCGGGAGCAGTAGGAGGAGAGATTACCGAAAACACCTTGATCAAGGTGATGGGAACATCAACTTGCGATATCATGGTCACCAATAAAGAAAAGTTAGGAGATAAATTGATTCCAGGAATCTGTGGACAGGTAGATGGTTCTGTAATTCCTGGTACAATTGGCTTGGAAGCTGGTCAGTCTGGTTTTGGTGATGTGTTGGCATGGTTCAAAAATCTCCTACTTAAACCATCTCTGGAATTGATTGAGGCAAGTGAAATCTTAAATCAAGAGCAAAAAGAGAAATTAAAAACAGAACTTGATGATCAATTGATTGTCAAATTATCTGAAGAAGCATTAGCGATACCTGTTGAGGAATCTAAAATTGTAGCCTTGGATTGGATCAATGGCAGGAGAACTCCAGATGCCAACCAAGCACTCAAAGGCGCAATCAGAAACCTGAATATGGGTTCAGATGCTGCTCGGGTGTTTAAGTCCTTGGTAGAAGCGATTAGTTTTGGGTCAAAAAGCATCGTAGAGCGATTCCGTCAGGAAGGTGTTCAGATCGATGCAGTGATTGGTTTAGGAGGAGTTGCCAAAAAGTCAACTTTGGTGATGCAGACACTCGCAGACGTACTGAATATGCCGATCAAAGTAGCCACTTCCGACCAAGCCCCAGCTTTGGGTGCCGCCATGTATGCTTCAGTTGCTGCAGGCATTCATGCTGATACCGAATCCGCAATACAAGCCATGAGCAACGGCTTCGATAAAATCTACGAACCAATCCCAGCCAATGTTCTTGTATATGAAAAGCTTTATAGCAAGTATACGGAGTTCGGGAAACTAATTGAAGGATAAGTTGAGAAGGAGGAATTAGGAAGGATGAGGGAGGGATTAATTTTAGATTTTAGAAGGTAGATTTTAGATTGAGTTGGAGATTGTGTAGATTTATTATGCTTTCAACATTTTTCAATTCTAATTTTTACATTTATGCAAAGTCTAATTAAACAAAGAGATTTGCTCTCGATGTAATTGATCTTATTGAATCACTTCCAAATTCAGTTTCAGTAAAAGCAATTTCCTATCAACTTGTCAAATCTGCGACTTCAGTAGGCGCAAATTACAGAGCTGTCTGCAGGGCAAGGAGTGATAATGAGTTTATTTCAAAACTTCAAATTGTCTTAGAAGAGGCAGATGAAAGTGGGTATTGGTTGGAATTAATTCAAGCTAAAGGCTGGGTTGATGTTTCAAGACAACTACAAGAGGCAAATGAATTATCAGCGATCTTTGTTTCGAGTCTGAAAACCATTAAAAACAGATCAAACTCAAAAAATAAAGAAGAAAACAATCCTCTAAAATAATTGTAGATTTCAGATTTCAGATCTAAAATCTACAATCTAAGATCTAAAATTAAATGTACAAAGAACTAAAACAAGCCTGCTACGAGGCGAATATGCAACTACCGAAATTGGATTTGGTGGTGTATACTTTTGGAAATGTAAGTGCCGTCGATAGAGAGAACGGCGTTTTCGCTATCAAACCAAGTGGTGTCCCTTATGAAGAATTGAAAGTGGAAGATATCGTCATCGTAGATTTTGACGCGAAAGTCGTAGAGGGGAAAATGCGCCCTTCTTCTGATACCAAAACCCATGCTTTTCTTTACAAACATTGGAAGCATATTGGTGGGATTTGCCATACGCATTCGACTTATGCAGTTTCTTGGGCACAGGCGATTATGGATGTTCCTAATTTTGGAACTACCCACGCTGACCATCTTACTGCTGACATTCCCTGTGCACCTCCCATGGCAGATCACCTGATCGAAGGAGACTATGAATACAATACAGGACAGCAGATTCTGGACTGTTTTGCGGAGAAAAACCTAAGCCCAAAAGAAGTAGAAATGATTTTAGTAGGAAGTCATGGTCCATTCGCTTGGGGAAAAGATGCTGCAAAAGCAGTTTACAATAGTAAAGTACTTGAAGAGGTTGCTAAAATGGCTTACCTTACACTCCAAATCAACCCAAATGCAGCTAGACTGAAAGATGCTTTGATCAAGAAGCATTATGAACGTAAGCATGGTAAAGATGCATACTATGGTCAAGGCTGTTAACACCTAAAGCACATGAAAAAAATGAATTTCAAATCAATCACCATTTTGTTCTCCGCCCTTTTAATCGGAATATGGAGTTGTTCTTCGCCTAAAACAGAGGAAAAAGAAGAAATGAAAAAAGAAATCAAATTTAAAGTCAAAGTACAGGAAGTTCCTGTAGGAGATCAGACAGCCAAGGTTTTTCATTTAGAAAATGGAAACGGAATGGAAGTAGAACTTTCAAGTTTTGGAGCTGTAGTTTCGAAGTTGATCGTGCCGGATAGAGATGGAAAATCTGAGAACATTGTTTTAGGATACGAGTCAATTGATGGGTATGACACCAATGACTATTACCTAGGGGCGACTGCTGGGAGATATGCAAACAGGATCGCTAAAGGTAAATTTGAAATCGACGGATCTAGCTATCAAGTAACCACCAATGATGGAAATAACCACCTTCATGGAGGTAATTTTGGCTTCAATCGTAAGAATTGGGACGCTGAATTTATTGAAGGCGAAGAGTCTATGAAAGTCAAAATGACTTACACGAGTCCTGATGGTGAAGAAGGTTTTCCTGGAGAGTTGGTCTCTACAGTCATCTATGAATTGACAGCTGATAATAAACTATTGATCAGTTTTGAAGCGACAACAGATAAACCAACCATCGTAAACTTGACGCATCATGGATACTTCAACCTTAGTGCGATGAAAGAGGATATTCTTGGACATGAATTGAAAATCAATGCTGCAAAATACACTCCTGTGGACAATGAATTAATTCCTACAGGGGAACTTAAAGATGTATCTGGAACTCCATTTGACTTCAACACACCAACGACAATCGGTGCTAGAATCTCAGAAATACAAGGAGGATACGATCACAATTATGTGGTAAAAGAGCAGCATGACGGTCAGCTGACAAAAATGGCTGAATTGTATCATGCGGGTTCAGGAAGAGTGATGGAGCTTTATGCGGATTCACCTGCTGTACAGTTTTATTCTGGTAATTTCTTAGATGGCGGATTGACTACCAATGGCGTTACATATTCTCAGTATATG is drawn from Belliella baltica DSM 15883 and contains these coding sequences:
- a CDS encoding ribulokinase → MNDKYVIGLDYGSDSVRAVLVNTEDGNCLASHVYWYPRWKAGKYCDPVSNRFRQHPLDHLEGLEETIKVVLSKSGVSKEQVNAICVDTTGSSPMPVDEKGVSLALKPEFAENPNAMMVIWKDHTAIKEADEINHVARTWGGEDFTKYEGGIYSSEWFWAKILHVVREDEAVKNVAFSWMEHCDFITAHLIGNEDPLNFKRSRCAAGHKALWHESWGGLPPKEFLGKFDPYLADLKDRLYTETYTSDEVAGNLSKEWAEKLGLSEETVISVGTFDAHAGAVGGEITENTLIKVMGTSTCDIMVTNKEKLGDKLIPGICGQVDGSVIPGTIGLEAGQSGFGDVLAWFKNLLLKPSLELIEASEILNQEQKEKLKTELDDQLIVKLSEEALAIPVEESKIVALDWINGRRTPDANQALKGAIRNLNMGSDAARVFKSLVEAISFGSKSIVERFRQEGVQIDAVIGLGGVAKKSTLVMQTLADVLNMPIKVATSDQAPALGAAMYASVAAGIHADTESAIQAMSNGFDKIYEPIPANVLVYEKLYSKYTEFGKLIEG
- a CDS encoding glycoside hydrolase family 127 protein, giving the protein MPSQLKLITVVFILALGSASYAQSNRVQYFKLDQVRLLDSPFKNAQEVDKKYILEMDVDRLLAPYMKDAGIEWIAENYGNWEDTGLDGHIGGHYLSALSMMYASTGDIEIKSRLDYMIEQLKLAQDKNANGYIGGVPNGQKIWEEIRVGNIKAGSFSLNDRWVPLYNIHKIYAGLKDAYLIAGIADAKPMLIALSDWFYDLTEGFSEAQFQEILISEHGGLNEVFADVSAMTGNPKYLELAKKMSHNLILDPLSKRQDNLTGMHANTQIPKVIGFQRIAQLSDEAKWNNSATYFWENVTNQRSVSIGGNSVREHFHPKDDFSPMLSSDQGPETCNTYNMMRLSEKLFESSPDRKYIDYYERALYNHILSSQHPTKGGFVYFTPMRPQHYRVYSQPHENFWCCVGSGLENHAKYGQVIYAHKEDELFVNLFIASELSWEEKGIKLTQKTDFPFSESTTLQFDHKGKKEFKLKIRYPDWVKGGAMEVKVNGKSFPISLSKDGYVVIDRKWKSKDQVSVTLPMSTKVEYLADGSPWASFVHGPIVLAAETGKEDLKGVFADDSRMGHVASGKMIPIFQTAILKQTEEKISPAKSNDNFNFYLAENQFHNQNESVSLVPFFNIHESRYQVYWPVLKADEVDDFRKKLSGKDELMLKLESITVDQVAAGEQQPESEHNFKAVSSQSGQENGLFWRNTTTTFQYDLKNPALEAKTLRISYLPTKNSNPFKILINGEVLAEEHFDSEKSQKILDRDYDISLFQSEEIEVKFVSVNGLETERIHYVRLLKADQ
- a CDS encoding L-ribulose-5-phosphate 4-epimerase — encoded protein: MYKELKQACYEANMQLPKLDLVVYTFGNVSAVDRENGVFAIKPSGVPYEELKVEDIVIVDFDAKVVEGKMRPSSDTKTHAFLYKHWKHIGGICHTHSTYAVSWAQAIMDVPNFGTTHADHLTADIPCAPPMADHLIEGDYEYNTGQQILDCFAEKNLSPKEVEMILVGSHGPFAWGKDAAKAVYNSKVLEEVAKMAYLTLQINPNAARLKDALIKKHYERKHGKDAYYGQGC
- a CDS encoding aldose epimerase family protein is translated as MKKMNFKSITILFSALLIGIWSCSSPKTEEKEEMKKEIKFKVKVQEVPVGDQTAKVFHLENGNGMEVELSSFGAVVSKLIVPDRDGKSENIVLGYESIDGYDTNDYYLGATAGRYANRIAKGKFEIDGSSYQVTTNDGNNHLHGGNFGFNRKNWDAEFIEGEESMKVKMTYTSPDGEEGFPGELVSTVIYELTADNKLLISFEATTDKPTIVNLTHHGYFNLSAMKEDILGHELKINAAKYTPVDNELIPTGELKDVSGTPFDFNTPTTIGARISEIQGGYDHNYVVKEQHDGQLTKMAELYHAGSGRVMELYADSPAVQFYSGNFLDGGLTTNGVTYSQYMGLCLEPQTFPNAPNEPSFPSARLNPGEKYSHKIELHFGVR
- a CDS encoding alpha-N-arabinofuranosidase, with amino-acid sequence MKTKSLKGIMLLTAMLVSFFSLAQNRLIVNADQGHIKINKHIYGHFAEHLGRSIYGGIWVGPDSDIPNEDGYRKDVMQALINLEIPNLRWPGGCFADEYHWTDGIGDPAERPKMVNTHWGGVTEDNSFGTHEFMNFAKKIGTEPYITGNVGSGSVEEMSKWIEYINFDGVSPMADLRKRNGQDEPWGIRYWGVGNESWGCGGNMTPEYYANEYRRYATYARNYGGNKLYKIAGGANNWDYNWTEVLMKNIPLWMMDGLSLHYYTIAGSWENKKSATDFDKETYLETLRKAAFIDDLIKRHGTIMDKYDPEKRIGMIIDEWGTWFEVEPGTNPGFLYQQNTMRDAHVAAISLNIFNKNADRVHMANLAQTVNVLQAVILTNETDMILTPTYHVFDLYKPHKDATLISHDLKSEEVSFGKEKMEALNISTSKSADGTVNISIANINPDKKIDLDVVLRGIDAKTVTAEYITAPAINSHNTFENKEVVKKAAFKDFKLNKENLKISVPANAVLMVRVK
- a CDS encoding TonB-dependent receptor plug domain-containing protein, producing MKKFSTNDVAQMLQGRVSGVQVTSDGQPGAFPSVRIRGISTFGNGQPLYVIDGVPVGTTPRDFNPNDVESMQVLKDASAGAIYGSRAANGVVIITTKQGKKNSPLKVEYNTYVGVDQVWQRIPVLGREDYQMIINEVQRNGNQPLVPANDPNNPRYITDIDTDWQKEGLKNGFRQNHNLNFSGGGEYTQYNASVDYFENRGTLVGNGPNYERYSMRMNTLSEKGRLKVGSSLYYTHSYEDALTFRPDVLAGNRPPLIADLVQGVAHNAVFRDGDQFYIAHQGRPTADRFYMIKHVRKLYWTEDGWPVASPQRYANLPMKDIQRDDLVGTWEQIILGYRVVPGYADEQFLPDLQESADLTLNADGSIGSDAGNVWTYQKPWLTLNYGNGAFIDKVYVDNEYDWEKRKETIIYTGLNNEGTAIWAKKK